The Malus domestica chromosome 10, GDT2T_hap1 nucleotide sequence atgaccaaaataatggatggtggaaaatctcaggaaccatttctattgattttcaatctcaatgaccaaaatgatgtattatgcaaatcttagtgctcattttggctaaaaagcctttaatACATTTACTCTTAAATGTGTTGTGATTTGTAAGTAAATGGTCAATCAATGTTCGCTTTCAACTGTCATTAAGCAATAAGAGGCAAATAGCCAAAATAGACAAGGAAGCAAGTGGATCCAGGCCAACTTCTTTATCACAATGATTGAAGCAGAAGCAAGTGAATATTCAAACAAAATAAGGGAGAGTGAAATCAAAAGCTAAAAAGCATATCTTCAAGGAAGCAACAAAAATGATTTGAGGATCCATACATATATGTCTGCCCATTTTTACATAAAACAAAATTTCCAACACAAGTCGGCAAAAGTTGATGAACCCTAAAACTCAAAGGCCACCCATCTCTTACCCTCAGTAATTTGCAGTAAATAATTACACGCCTTTGTTAATTGtttgtcattgatcttcttcaattcattcgttCCGACAGTCGGAAATTGAGAGGGTACGTGACAAGTAAAAAttggtgtgtggataacactacCCTAATATTAAAATACTTGTCTTAATTGAAAAGCACTAATTCAATCTTCAATAGTAATCTCCATGCTTCCCACCATGTTTCTTCTTCATGAGTTGCTTAACAAACATCAAACAAACAACTAGAAACCCAAAAGCTGCCAACCCTCCCACTGCAATTGCCACTGTCCTCTGTGTATGGTGCCTAGACCCTGCAAGTTCATACACCAATTAAGCACATCATTCGGTTTAAAGCACTTTTATTCATAAGCGTTTTTACTAAAAATCATTCTATCAAACTTACGTCGAAACAGACCCTAAatgtcaaaaaagaaaaagataaggaaagtGATGGCGTTACTCACAATAGAAGGAAACTTCATAAACAAGTCTAAAACACCATACAACcgtctctctctgtctctctctcatccaTCGTCATACCGATGTATTATCATCCCAACAGAAATTAAATAATTCAAAGATATCCCACATCAAATTTTGACTTGCatcaccaaaaaaattaaattaagaaaaacccCACCTATAAAAATCAAAGTGTGTCCGGCCAAAGACAACTTGGTATTAAATACTCGAACATATAAATCAAAGGTCCTAAAGTATAACCCTTCTAGAGAATGACAAAGAAAAATTTAAAGGACagtgattttcaaattttcacacCCCGTTTTTACTTCCGGcacttatttatttgttttcgacattttaatttgttcaattcaatggttagaagaaaataaaaacacataTGAGAAAAAATGAGTAGTGCTGGAATcacttttcaaaatttatacttcaaagaaaagaaaaagatctttTTTGGTCTCAGACGTTACCTGATGAAGAAGTTATGCTTGTCACACCATTGGGGTAAAAGTTGTAGCTGATGTAGCACTTCTGAAGATAAATCTGCCCAGAAAATGAACCGTTGCAGTCACTTTTAGCTCTCTGATCAGCAATTTTCACACAATCCCCACAATCCCCACTTCCCAGATCCCCCTCGCACTGCCCCAAAATATACAGAGACTGATAAGTTCCAGTATAAAACCCAGCACTCCCATTTTTCACCCCATTTTCCACCATCCCAAAAGCCTTGTCCCTCTTGTCTGCAAACCCAGCACTCACCCCACTTGCCTGATTTTTCCtacaaattttaaacaaaaactgTGTCCCTGGAACCTGTTGAAACCCAGCAACCTCATACCTCAGATAACACCCATCCAGCTGGACTCTGGCTGCTACTACCTCCCCACATAGTTTATTGGCCAAAGCTGGAATCTTTTTCACGCAGAGGTTGCAATCGGATGTGCTGAGGTCTCCCCTGCATTGGTACGTCCCCACGATTGCGGTTTGGCCGTCGCCAAAGGTGGTGGAAAAGTAAGTCTTTTGCGACGATTGGGAGACCAGAGAATCGAACAAAGATTTGAGGTTTTTTTTGTAAGTTCCATTTGGGTCTTGGAAGTTTTGGTTTGCACAGCCTTTGTAGATCAAGTTTGTGAGATCAGTAGAAATGGTGGAAAATGGAAAGGAGGCGAGGAGGGTGAAGAAAAACAGAGCAGAGAAAATGGAAGGAGAGGGATTGGAAGTGTGAAAAACCATTTTTGGGATGTAgggtttgaaatttgatcacaCCTTGGAAGGTTTAAGAAGGGGTTTGGAGTTTTTTGGAGGGGAGATTTCGGCGATTTCTGGAGATTTGGGTTTAGTTGAAAACAAATAAGGAGCTTGGTTCTGCAACAAAGAGTCGCTGGATGTGTTTTTCGTTGGGTTTTTGGACTTTTCGGGCCGGTTGTGTGTTTTGTAGCCTTGCTAGCTTTTGTTACTCTTTGGAGAACAAAAGTTATACATGCTCctttgaacaatttttttttttttttaatttctaaagaATGAAAGAGTATGGGAGatcaaagtctaaaatatcgatattatcccgatctttccattgaaatttctgtatttttagattaccgatatttctgatatcatcgatattttagaccttgataggaactctatgtgatactaagtcactcatgtatcttactatgtaatgtataaagtgtaaaatattgtaatacttcattatatataaatgattatggtgtgtttaaacttatttcattaattactacatattttctacactcacaatgtttgctagctcgctatataatcaacctaaatcagttaaatccatcatgcaatgcattttcttctaattttttgtgataaactaatagataattaactaaataaacatccttgcaaagtttcaataaaaattttcaagtttttcttacaatttccatggtttttattcaatttttatcgatatcgaaaATATTCCgatatttttatcaaaatttttgtgtttttagactaccgatattttcgatatcctcgatattttagaccttggcgAGATTAGCTATTCGGAAAGAGTAGAGTTCAAAGTGTTGAGTACCTTGTTTTTGACCGAAGTTCGATATCTCGTTAGTACGCATAGAGTAAGAGTAAACTTATTTAGGCatgcttttcttgttttttaccGGTCTTACCATGTTCGGACCTCTCTTAAGTATAAAAGACGTCTTGTCATGAACTTCGTTTGGTTAACATCGGTAACCTTAGCTCTTAATAATTCCTTGCTCATGCAGATTATCTCCTTTCGTCCCTCTTATATGCTAAAACTACATCCAACGTTTTAGTGGGTATTTGTGTCTTTCTCTTTTAGTTGTGAGTCACTTGCCAAATAATTCGTTTTGGTTCCATAATTGTGTTAGTAGTTAACAAGAAACGGTGGTACTAGCACTATAATAcaatgatatttttttatttgtatgtcTCAAGTTCGATTTACATGATTTACGAATGACGAATTCGATAACTAATTATCAAATATGACGCAATTTATGACTCaagaaagttgagatttttAAACCTAAtctaaactatttgattgaGTTATAAACTTCCAAGCATTGACCTTCATCTCAACCTTCCttcaaatttatatattttcccTTCCCTTGTTATGTCCGCCATGGTAAGTCATATTTTATCTTTTAAAATCCCAACTTACCATTTTGCTCTTCGTCGaccgaaaaataaaattttccatcttGGACTTTTTCCGaaataaaggttttttttttttgtttgtttgaacaaagaaataaagttgaccctaaagaaaaaaaaaacacatcagATCACATGGTTCTCACGTGTGATCCCTTCTCCCAAAACCTATATATAAGCACgacttgaagaaagaagaggtgtTCAAGTAGAACCCAAAAGCTCGAGGTTGAAAACTAACCCAGTACAAGAAACCAAGAAGCACAAACTTACCactctctctactttctctctcaaattttacaTCAAGTTCAACAAGTCGCTAGAGGTACTGGTTTCCGAGCATATTGTGTTACTATTTGTCAATAAAGATTTGATTGTTCTTTaccagaagcagtttttttttttttttttttttgttctagtTACATTGGCGGTAATTGAACCCTAGTCTTAATCTTAACTCAATACCTTGTTCTCTCTCGCCTGGCTTTGGTCAGAACAAGTTTCTGATTAAGTTATATGTTTGCATATGATTTGATCATTTAGACTAGGGTTTTTATACCCTTTTGTGTTTGTGCCCCATgaattctttgaatttttatcttttcttcCAATGATTGATGTTTGTTTTTGGTACTAGAACCCGAATGTTGTTGTTTGTTAATGGTAACTTGTTGGTGAAGATATTGACCTTTACTTGATTTTTTTGCCCTCTAGTTGCAGAAcctgttggtttttttttctgtggCTTGACGTCTTCCCTTCAATCCAAGATGCAAAATATGGTATGACAACtctcaattttaattattatatgTGCTTCTGTATTTATCAAGAAGTTGAAAGATTTAGCAACTCTGGACTCTCGAGTGTTGATATGTTTTGTTGTATGATGGCCTGCTATTTCACAGAAATATAACTGTGATGCTCAAGGACAACCTTATTTAGTTATCTCCTCGGATCCGGATGAGTCTTCTTCCGATGAAGAGATCGATGAGAAATCTGATAATGGGTTCCTACAACTACAAGAGGCAAATAACATCTGCCTTGCAGCTTACAGAGAGGTTATGACATTGGCTATCAACGCAAAAGCTTGGAAGATGGGCCTTCCACCACTCGGTTCAATCGAGGATATACAACAAATGTTCAAGACTCCGCCTTCACCCAGAATGAAAGTAGAATCCTCCGTTGAGCGCAtcattcttcctctttctccaaGGTTTTTGATAACTACTATGATTGACGTGGTGAGATTTTCTTAAACCTGTCAAGTCATTAAGGTCCTATTTGAGATTGCTTCTAAAAGGGCTTAAAACGCTTTCTTCTAAGTTTGGCAAGAAAACTTAAATGTGCTTCTAGGTCATAGAAGCACTTTCTGATGTTAGGCACAAAACCACTTATGAAGTAGTCCCAAACGGGAACTAATAATCCATCTATTAATccatatgtatgtgtgtgtgtatatatatatatatatatatatgttgcttATGAAGTACAAAAATTTTGGTGCCTTTTTCATCACCTCCATTAAtccatatgtgtgtgtgtgtgtgtatatatatatatgtatgttgcTTATGTTGTTTGCCCCTCTTTTTTTTCAGGACAAATGGGCTTCAACCTTTTCCCAAATTGTTCATCAAGGATCTGTACAAGACTCAACTGGTGTTTTTGGACGTCTATCGGCAATGCACAGAGGACAAGAATCTGGCAACTGTATCGATATGACAATTGTAATTATCCCGTTCCCTCGGCAAAAAACATGCCTATTCCTTCCACATAGGTTGAATGTGCTAATCTAATGCAAGAATTTAAATTATGCAGGTCAATGCTGAATTTCACTTGCCTACACCATTtgtgcaaaaacaaaaataccGTTTTGTCAGATTTGTACGGAGCGTCATGGAAGATACATGGGCTGTAGTTGATCTATCAACTGATTATTTTCAGCAGCATTCACTTGATTCTGCTGCATCGAAAGTGAACTGTCTTCGGAGGCCATCTGGGGTCATTGTCAAGCGCCTCAGGTCGTATGAAA carries:
- the LOC103445477 gene encoding plasmodesmata-located protein 1-like produces the protein MVFHTSNPSPSIFSALFFFTLLASFPFSTISTDLTNLIYKGCANQNFQDPNGTYKKNLKSLFDSLVSQSSQKTYFSTTFGDGQTAIVGTYQCRGDLSTSDCNLCVKKIPALANKLCGEVVAARVQLDGCYLRYEVAGFQQVPGTQFLFKICRKNQASGVSAGFADKRDKAFGMVENGVKNGSAGFYTGTYQSLYILGQCEGDLGSGDCGDCVKIADQRAKSDCNGSFSGQIYLQKCYISYNFYPNGVTSITSSSGSRHHTQRTVAIAVGGLAAFGFLVVCLMFVKQLMKKKHGGKHGDYY
- the LOC103445572 gene encoding homeobox-leucine zipper protein ROC1-like → MQNMKYNCDAQGQPYLVISSDPDESSSDEEIDEKSDNGFLQLQEANNICLAAYREVMTLAINAKAWKMGLPPLGSIEDIQQMFKTPPSPRMKVESSVERIILPLSPRFLITTMIDVDKWASTFSQIVHQGSVQDSTGVFGRLSAMHRGQESGNCIDMTIVNAEFHLPTPFVQKQKYRFVRFVRSVMEDTWAVVDLSTDYFQQHSLDSAASKVNCLRRPSGVIVKRLRSYENLSEVIWIENMEVKDCKVDDDEDDDDMQSGTMNSNLAFDAKHWVNILSSNHRRRCANPKISYISDQVTQGDKNELSMETLIKID